Proteins found in one Triticum aestivum cultivar Chinese Spring chromosome 4D, IWGSC CS RefSeq v2.1, whole genome shotgun sequence genomic segment:
- the LOC123098409 gene encoding RNA cytidine acetyltransferase 1 isoform X1 — protein sequence MRKKVDERIRTLIENGVRQRQRSMFIIVGDKSRDQIVNLNYMLAKSRVKSRPSVLWCYRNKLEISSHRKKRAKQIKKLMQRGLMDPEKADPFSLFLETSDITYCMYKDSERVLGNTFGMCILQDFEALTPNLLARTIETVEGGGLVILLLSSLSSLTSLYTMVMDVHERFRTESHTKAATRFNERFLLSIASCKACIVMDDELNILPISSHMKFIQPVTKNEDSEGLSERERELKDLKDQFREDFPVGPLIGKCCTMDQGKAVINFLDSILDKSLRSTVALLAARGRGKSAALGLAIAGAIAAGYSNIFVTAPSPENLNTLFDFVCKGLNAMEYKEHLHYDVVKSSDPNLRKAIIQINVHKQHRQTIQYLKPHDHGKLSQVELLVIDEAAAIPLPIVKALLGPYLVFLSSTVNGYEGTGRSLSLKLLQQLESQSQPSASSDGPSSSRLFKKIELNESIRYASGDPIETWLNELLCLDLANSIPNISRLPHPEHCQLYYVNRDTLFSYHKESEVFLQRMMALYVASHYKNSPNDLQLMADAPAHHLFVLLGPVNESENQLPDILCVIQVCLEGQISRKSAIRSLNEGHAPSGDQIPWKFCEQFQDNVFPSLSGARIVRIAVHPSALRLGYGSAAVKLLSSYYQGEMTVFKDAEEVEEPDVTISEAAEKASLLEESIKPRANLPPLLVNLEDRRPEKLHYLGVSFGLTQELFRFWRKHSFYPFYVGQIPSAVTGEHTCMALSPLNSDDIKAGDSIQLGFLEPFYKDFRQRFRRLLGTSFRHLNFKLAMSVLASKIDFSHHEPSEHDTSITLKLLRDVLSPHDMKRLEAYSNNLVDYHLILDLVPILAHEYFSEKLPVTLHGAQASVLFCMGLQDKDIGATKEELGIEREQVLSNFIKTMKKLYGYLNNTAGKEIEATLPRLKEIEAPLSRSMDEDLDEAAQEVKEKRRVADEATVDPKLLQKYAIKSDDHEIEKALQNEKLSASGVISVKSSKTSADKKEKHRENEKSKRKGQDSGRSEKKKKRT from the exons atgaGGAAGAAGGTGGACGAGCGCATCCGCACGCTGATCGAGAATGGCGTGCGGCAGCGGCAGCGgtccatgttcatcatcgtcggcGACAAGTCGCGCGACCAGATCGTCAACCTCAACTACATGCTGGCCAAGTCCCGCGTCAAGTCGCGCCCCTCCGTGCTCTGGTGCTACCGCAACAAGCTCGAGATCAGCAGCCACCGGAAGAAGCGCGCCAAGCAGATCAAGAAGCTCATGCAGCGCGGCCTCATGGACCCCGAGAAGGCCGACCCCTTCTCCCTCTTCCTCGAGACCTCCGACATCACCTACTGCATGTACAAGGACTCGGAGAGGGTCCTCGGCAACACATTTGGCATGTGCATACTGCAG GACTTCGAGGCGCTGACGCCGAACCTTCTGGCCAGGACCATTGAGACCGTTGAGGGCGGCGGTTTGGTCATCCTGCTGCTCTCTTCCCTCTCCTCGCTAACCAGCCTCTACACGATGGTCATG GATGTTCACGAAAGGTTCCGAACAGAGTCTCATACTAAGGCAGCCACAAGGTTTAACGAGAGGTTCTTACTGTCCATAGCTTCATGCAAAGCATGTATTGTGATGGATGACGAACTCAACATTTTGCCTATATCATCCCACATGAAATTTATACAACCAGTTACAAAGAATGAG GATTCTGAGGGGTTGTCTGAAAGGGAACGAGAGTTGAAAGACCTAAAAGATCAATTCCGTGAAGACTTCCCGGTTGGCCCTTTAATCGGAAAGTGTTGCACAATGGATCAG GGTAAAGCTGTTATCAATTTCCTAGACTCTATTTTGGACAAGTCCCTTAGGAGCACGGTTGCCTTGCTCGCTGCTCGTGGACGTGGGAAATCAGCTGCCCTTGGTCTTGCTATTGCTGGAGCCATTGCAGCTGG ATATTCAAATATATTTGTCACCGCACCAAGTCCTGAGAACTTAAATACACTGTTTGATTTTGTCTGCAAAGGACTAAATGCAATGGAGTACAAG GAGCATTTGCATTATGATGTAGTGAAGAGTTCAGATCCAAATCTCAGGAAAGCAATAATACAAATAAACGTCCATAAGCAACATCGTCAAACAATCCAG TATTTGAAACCACATGATCATGGAAAGCTTTCTCAAGTTGAACTTCTTGTCATTGATGAAGCTGCCGCTATTCCATTGCCAATTGTTAAAGCCTTGCTTGGCCCGTATCTTGTTTTCCTATCTTCCACTGTCAACGG GTATGAAGGGACAGGCCGATCCTTGTCTTTGAAACTCCTCCAGCAGTTAGAATCCCAAAGCCAGCCATCAGCTTCAAGTGATGGACCCAGTTCCA GCAGGctgtttaaaaaaattgaattgaaTGAATCCATTAGGTATGCCTCTGGTGATCCTATTGAAACCTGGCTTAATGAGTTACTTTGTTTGGATCTTGCAAACTCCATTCCAAATATCAGTAG GCTACCTCATCCAGAACACTGTCAGCTGTATTATGTCAACCGGGACACACTTTTCTCATATCACAAGGAGAGTGAGGTATTTTTACAG CGGATGATGGCACTTTATGTTGCTTCTCACTACAAAAATTCACCCAATGACTTGCAATTAATGGCTGATGCACCCGCACATCACCTTTTTGTACTGCTTG GCCCAGTTAATGAATCCGAAAACCAGCTCCCGGATATTTTGTGCGTGATTCAG GTCTGCCTGGAAGGACAAATATCTCGAAAATCAGCTATCAGAAGCCTAAATGAGGGCCATGCGCCTTCCGGTGATCAAATTCCATGGAAGTTTTGTGAACAATTTCAAGACAATGTATTTCCCAGTCTATCAGGAGCTCGAATAGTACGAATTGCTGTTCATCCTAGTGCCCTGAGG CTTGGGTATGGTTCTGCTGCTGTCAAACTTTTATCAAG TTATTATCAAGGAGAAATGACAGTATTTAAAGATGCGGAGGAAGTTGAAGAGCCTGATGTTACAATTTCTGAAGCTGCAGAGAAG GCTTCTCTGCTAGAAGAGAGCATAAAGCCTAGGGCAAATCTTCCACCACTCCTTGTTAATCTTGAGGATCGTCGTCCTGAAAAGCTCCATTACCTTGGTGTATCTTTCGGGTTGACACAAGAGCTTTTCCGGTTTTGGCGGAAGCACAGCTTCTATCCATTCTATGTGGGCCAGATTCCA AGTGCTGTTACTGGCGAGCATACCTGTATGGCCTTGAGTCCCTTAAATAGTGATGACATCAAAGCTGGTGATTCAATTCAACTTGGATTTTTGGAGCCATTTTACAAAG ATTTCAGACAGAGGTTCAGGCGGCTTTTGGGAACATCTTTCCGGCATCTCAACTTTAAGCTTGCAATGAG TGTTTTGGCTTCAAAAATAGATTTTTCACACCACGAGCCTTCAGAACATGATACCAGTATTACATTGAAGTTATTGAGAGATGTATTATCCCCACATGACATGAAGCGGCTTGAAGCATATTCAAACAACTTGGTTGATTACCATCTG ATTTTGGATCTTGTACCTATCTTAGCACATGAGTACTTCTCAGAGAAGCTTCCTGTAACCCTACATGGTGCCCAAGCTTCAGTTTTGTTCTGTATGGGTCTACAGGACAAAGACATAGGTGCTACAAAG GAAGAGCTTGGCATAGAAAGGGAACAAGTTCTATCTAACTTCATCAAGACAATGAAGAAGTTATATGGTTATCTTAATAACACTGCAGGAAAAGAAATTGAAGCAACCTTACCGAGACTTAAGGAA ATTGAAGCCCCACTTAGCAGATCAATGGACGAAGACCTTGACGAAGCAGCTCAGGAAGTGAAG GAAAAAAGAAGAGTCGCTGACGAAGCAACTGTAGACCCAAAGCTACTGCAGAAGTATGCGATTAAAAGCGATGACCATGAGATTGAGAAGGCTCTGCAGAATGAGAAATTGTCTGCAAGCGGCGTTATCAGTGTAAAATCCAGCAAAACAAGTGCCGACAAGAAAGAGAAGCACAGGGAAAACGaaaaatcaaaaaggaaaggacaagatagtggtagatcggagaaaaagaagaagaggacttGA
- the LOC123098410 gene encoding uncharacterized protein, with protein sequence MDMRCVQVQVCNDSQCTQESINFSKEKLKAVMEEEAVLEEGHNNSDDSKAAAYDSDNNPFCMEKYRIIEDTEIIEGNRLAEQEVEDEDSDEDDEDSEEEQLHYEGDTEVEDLFEMEEEEEQEKEKEDEVNVVATEETPMQKPPKKRKKLAVRRGPTTRTHSSVLEEVQPDFIPSSDEEDDGLLFEDDDDGHEPMSFVLPKGRKSRAKKIKPRIWYNDKLEQPHQQLCLYMCFKNQHQFRDALLSLHITQARDFRYHRNSDQRIIACCKQEHCQFCIVAAVIKGEKTFAIKKMRLEHTRPSSTESSRISAKWLAKTYESLFRSDPTTSIHTLIDNCNEKYGVDVPRHMAYRYTNCKQQLRPELALRKNKHVAPARSRNEDTPSGSQQPPARSASARTTSARSASARSATARSASARSATARSASARSATARSATARSASTTARGSASASARFARPFTAPRFAEGASSSGPSTSGAPSSATGNYTRLMSYFTASGNL encoded by the exons ATGGATATGAGGTGCGTGCAAGTACAAGTGTGCAATGACAG TCAGTGCACACAAGAGAGCATAAATTTCAGTAAGGAGAAGCTCAAAGCTGTAATGGAAGAAGAGGCAGTGCTAGAGGAGGGACATAATAACAGTGATGACTCTAAGGCTGCTGCATATGACAGTGATAACAATCCTTTCTGCATGGAGAAGTACAGGATAATTGAAGACACAGAGATAATTGAGGGGAATAGACTAGCAGAGCAAGAAGTTGAAGATGAAGATtcagatgaagatgatgaggattcAGAAGAGGAACAATTacattatgagggtgacactgaGGTTGAGGACTTGTttgagatggaggaggaggaggagcaggagaaggAGAAAGAGGATGAGGTCAATGTTGTTGCAACAGAAGAAACACCAATGCAAAAACCTCCAAAAAAGAGGAAGAAGCTGGCAGTTAGGAGAGGCCCTACTACTAGGACACATTCAAGTGTGTTGGAGGAGGTGCAACCTGATTTCATTCcttcatcagatgaagaagatgatggattgctgtttgaggatgatgatgatggacATGAGCCAATGTCCTTTGTTCTACCTAAAGGGAGGAAGAGTAGGGCCAAGAAAATAAAACCAAGGATCTGGTACAATGACAAACTTGAGCAACCACATCAGCAGTTATGTCTGTACATGTGCTTCAAGAATCAGCATCAATTCAGAGATGCTTTGTTGAGCTTGCACATCACACAGGCCAGAGACTTCAGGTATCACAGGAATTCAGACCAAAGGATCATTGCCTGTTGTAAGCAAGAGCACTGCCAGTTTTGCATAGTTGCTGCAGTTATCAAAGGGGAGAAGACTTTTGCTATTAAGAAAATGAGGCTGGAGCACACTCGCCCTAGCAGCACTGAGTCATCAAGGATCAGTGCCAAGTGGCTTGCAAAGACCTATGAGTCATTGTTCAGGTCTGATCCAACCACCAGCATACACACTCTAATTGACAACTGCAATGAGAAGTATGGTGTTGATGTGCCAAGGCACATGGCCTATAGGTACACCAACTGCAAGCAACAGTTGAGACCAGAGTTGGCTTTGAGGAAAAACAAGCATGTG GCACCTGCAAGATCAAGGAATGAAGATACTCCATCAGGATCACAGCAGCCACCAGCAAGGTCTGCTTCTGCAAGAACTACTTCTGCAAGATCTGCTAGTGCAAGATCTGCTACTGCAAGATCTGCTAGTGCAAGATCTGCTACTGCAAGATCTGCTAGTGCAAGATCTGCTACTGCAAGATCTGCTACTGCAAGATCTGCTTCAACAACTGCTAGAGGGTCAGCTAGTGCAAGTGCAAGATTTGCAAGGCCTTTCACTGCCCCAAGATTTGCTGAAGGAGCTTCATCTTCTGGTCCTTCTACTTCTGGTGCTCCTTCAAGTGCCACAGGGAATTATACTCGTTTGATGTCGTACTTTACTGCCAGTGGTAACTTATGA
- the LOC123098411 gene encoding aminotransferase ALD1 homolog, with protein MPTNMISKVLEKAVLPLDVAPPVKKGPASRTSVRRNPNMERLQNGYLFPEISMRREAHEKKYPDAKVISLGIGDTTQPIPSIVTSAMAEYSLALSTPEGYQGYGPEQGQKSLRKAIADVVYPNMGIRDTEVFISDGAQCDIARLQMMFGRDVTIAVQDPTFPGYVDNGVIMGQTGPAAVDEESGGSRYAGIEYMRCAPENAFFPDLSRVRRTDVIFFCSPNNPTGHAASRDQLRQLVDFARRNGSIVVFDSAYASYVSGDDKPRSIYEVPGAREVAIEISSFSKFAGFTGVRLGWAVVPDELLYADGTRVARDFDRVVTTCFNGASSVAQAGGLACLATEEGRAAVARVVAGYKENARVLVDTFQALGKEVYGGDDSPYVWVRLFPGRRSWDVFAEILEKTHVITVPGSGFGPGGEGFVRVSAFNSRDRVVEACARLTSFLA; from the exons ATGCCGACCAACATGATCTCCAA GGTGCTTGAGAAGGCTGTCCTTCCACTGGATGTTGCACCTCCTGTGAAGAAGGGACCAG CGTCCCGGACGAGCGTGCGTCGCAATCCAAACATGGAGAGGCTTCAGAACGGCTACTTATTCCCGGAG ATTAGCATGAGACGTGAAGCACACGAGAAGAAGTACCCAGACGCCAAGGTCATCAGCTTGGGCATCGGGGACACGACCCAGCCCATACCAAGCATCGTCACTTCGGCCATGGCCGAG TACTCGCTTGCGTTATCAACTCCCGAAGGGTACCAAGGCTACGGGCCAgagcaaggccagaag AGTCTGAGGAAGGCCATCGCTGACGTAGTGTACCCAAACATGGGGATACGAGACACCGAGGTGTTCATCTCCGACGGAGCGCAGTGCGACATCGCGCGCCTGCAG ATGATGTTCGGGCGAGACGTGACCATCGCCGTGCAGGACCCCACCTTCCCGGGGTACGTGGACAACGGCGTGATCATGGGGCAGACGGGGCCTGCGGCGGTCGACGAGGAGTCCGGCGGCAGCAGGTACGCCGGGATCGAGTACATGCGGTGCGCGCCGGAGAACGCCTTCTTCCCGGACCTGTCGCGCGTCCGCCGCACCGACGTCATCTTCTTCTGCTCGCCCAACAACCCCACGGGCCACGCCGCGTCCCGCGACCAGCTGCGGCAGCTCGTCGACTTCGCGCGCCGCAACGGCTCCATCGTCGTCTTCGACTCCGCCTACGCCTCCTACGTCTCCGGCGACGACAAGCCCCGGTCCATCTACGAGGTGCCCGGGGCGCGGGAGGTGGCCATCGAGATCTCCTCCTTCTCCAAGTTCGCCGGGTTCACGGGggtgcggctgggctgggccgtcgTCCCCGACGAGCTGCTCTACGCCGACGGCACCCGCGTGGCCCGGGACTTCGACCGCGTGGTCACCACCTGCTTCAACGGCGCGTCCAGCGTGGCGCAGGCGGGCGGGCTGGCGTGCCTGGCGACGGAGGAGGGCCGCGCCGCCGTGGCGCGCGTGGTGGCCGGGTACAAGGAGAACGCGCGGGTGCTGGTGGACACCTTCCAGGCGCTGGGCAAGGAGGTGTACGGCGGCGACGACTCGCCCTACGTCTGGGTGCGCCTCTTCCCGGGCCGCCGGTCGTGGGACGTGTTCGCCGAGATCCTCGAGAAGACGCACGTCATCACCGTGCCGGGGAGCGGGTTCGGCCCCGGCGGCGAGGGCTTCGTCAGGGTCAGCGCCTTCAACAGCCGGGACAGGGTCGTCGAGGCCTGCGCCAGGCTCACCAGCTTCCTCGCCTAA
- the LOC123098413 gene encoding 18S rRNA aminocarboxypropyltransferase, with protein sequence MGYHRHRRGRGSSSSSSSSSSRRTKQEASCDDAPGTSLPRQEDNAEEESNSPKIQLAMWDFGQCDAKRCTGRKLSRFGLLKELRVTNGFGGVVLSPVGTHCVSKEDHPIVQRKGLAVVDCSWARLDDVPFVKLRCGAPRLLPWLVAANPVNYGRPCQLSCVEALSAALIICGEEETGELLLAKFKWGHSFLSLNRDLLKAYSKCENGTEIINVQNSWLSSASSVSKSPVNVADKPHRSTEEGSDSESDDGLPPLEENMNHLDLSEGEESEEESETENEGITDAK encoded by the exons ATGGGGTACCACCGCCATAGGCGCGGGCGTggatcctcgtcgtcgtcctcctcctcctcttcgcgcCGCACCAAGCAAGAAGCCTCGTG CGATGATGCTCCTGGGACATCACTTCCAAGGCAGGAAG ACAACGCCGAAGAGGAATCTAATAGCCCAAAAATTCAGCTTGCAATGTGG GACTTTGGGCAGTGCGATGCTAAAAGATGCACTGGTCGTAAGCTTTCAAGATTTGGGCTGTTAAAG GAGTTGCGAGTTACTAATGGTTTTGGTGGCGTTGTTCTCAG CCCTGTTGGGACACATTGTGTGTCCAAGGAAGATCATCCTATCGTGCAACGAAAAGGATTGGCTGTGGTTGATTGTTCTTGGGCACGTTTAGATGATGTCCCTTTTGTGAAACTCCGTTGTGGTGCTCCTCGTCTCT TGCCATGGTTGGTAGCAGCAAACCCTGTGAATTATGGCCGGCCATGTCAGCTTTCCTGTGTGGAAGCTTTGTCAGCAGCCCTCATAATATG TGGGGAGGAAGAGACAGGAGAACTGCTGCTTGCGAAATTCAAGTGGGGTCACTCATTCTTATCACTTAACAG GGATCTGCTGAAAGCATACTCCAAGTGCGAAAATGGCACCGAGATAATCAACGTGCAGAACTCTTGGCTGTCAAGTGCATCGAGTGTTTCAAAGTCACCTGTAAACG TGGCAGATAAACCACACCGAAGCACAGAGGAAGGATCAGATTCTGAATCTGACGATGGCTTGCCCCCTCTGGAAGAGAACATGAACCACTTGGACCTCAGCGAGGGCGAAGAAAGCGAAGAGGAAAGTGAAACTGAAAACGAAGGGATTACCGACGCAAAATGA
- the LOC123098409 gene encoding RNA cytidine acetyltransferase 1 isoform X2, with amino-acid sequence MRKKVDERIRTLIENGVRQRQRSMFIIVGDKSRDQIVNLNYMLAKSRVKSRPSVLWCYRNKLEISSHRKKRAKQIKKLMQRGLMDPEKADPFSLFLETSDITYCMYKDSERVLGNTFGMCILQDFEALTPNLLARTIETVEGGGLVILLLSSLSSLTSLYTMVMDVHERFRTESHTKAATRFNERFLLSIASCKACIVMDDELNILPISSHMKFIQPVTKNEDSEGLSERERELKDLKDQFREDFPVGPLIGKCCTMDQGKAVINFLDSILDKSLRSTVALLAARGRGKSAALGLAIAGAIAAGYSNIFVTAPSPENLNTLFDFVCKGLNAMEYKEHLHYDVVKSSDPNLRKAIIQINVHKQHRQTIQYLKPHDHGKLSQVELLVIDEAAAIPLPIVKALLGPYLVFLSSTVNGYEGTGRSLSLKLLQQLESQSQPSASSDGPSSSRLFKKIELNESIRYASGDPIETWLNELLCLDLANSIPNISRLPHPEHCQLYYVNRDTLFSYHKESEVFLQRMMALYVASHYKNSPNDLQLMADAPAHHLFVLLGPVNESENQLPDILCVIQVCLEGQISRKSAIRSLNEGHAPSGDQIPWKFCEQFQDNVFPSLSGARIVRIAVHPSALRLGYGSAAVKLLSSYYQGEMTVFKDAEEVEEPDVTISEAAEKASLLEESIKPRANLPPLLVNLEDRRPEKLHYLGVSFGLTQELFRFWRKHSFYPFYVGQIPSAVTGEHTCMALSPLNSDDIKAGDSIQLGFLEPFYKDFRQRFRRLLGTSFRHLNFKLAMSVLASKIDFSHHEPSEHDTSITLKLLRDVLSPHDMKRLEAYSNNLVDYHLILDLVPILAHEYFSEKLPVTLHGAQASVLFCMGLQDKDIGATKEELGIEREQVLSNFIKTMKKLYGYLNNTAGKEIEATLPRLKEIEAPLSRSMDEDLDEAAQEVKEKRRVADEATVDPKLLQKYAIKSDDHEIEKALQNEKLSASGVISVKSSKTSADKKEKHRENEKSKRKGQDSGRSEKKKKRT; translated from the exons atgaGGAAGAAGGTGGACGAGCGCATCCGCACGCTGATCGAGAATGGCGTGCGGCAGCGGCAGCGgtccatgttcatcatcgtcggcGACAAGTCGCGCGACCAGATCGTCAACCTCAACTACATGCTGGCCAAGTCCCGCGTCAAGTCGCGCCCCTCCGTGCTCTGGTGCTACCGCAACAAGCTCGAGATCAGCAGCCACCGGAAGAAGCGCGCCAAGCAGATCAAGAAGCTCATGCAGCGCGGCCTCATGGACCCCGAGAAGGCCGACCCCTTCTCCCTCTTCCTCGAGACCTCCGACATCACCTACTGCATGTACAAGGACTCGGAGAGGGTCCTCGGCAACACATTTGGCATGTGCATACTGCAG GACTTCGAGGCGCTGACGCCGAACCTTCTGGCCAGGACCATTGAGACCGTTGAGGGCGGCGGTTTGGTCATCCTGCTGCTCTCTTCCCTCTCCTCGCTAACCAGCCTCTACACGATGGTCATG GATGTTCACGAAAGGTTCCGAACAGAGTCTCATACTAAGGCAGCCACAAGGTTTAACGAGAGGTTCTTACTGTCCATAGCTTCATGCAAAGCATGTATTGTGATGGATGACGAACTCAACATTTTGCCTATATCATCCCACATGAAATTTATACAACCAGTTACAAAGAATGAG GATTCTGAGGGGTTGTCTGAAAGGGAACGAGAGTTGAAAGACCTAAAAGATCAATTCCGTGAAGACTTCCCGGTTGGCCCTTTAATCGGAAAGTGTTGCACAATGGATCAG GGTAAAGCTGTTATCAATTTCCTAGACTCTATTTTGGACAAGTCCCTTAGGAGCACGGTTGCCTTGCTCGCTGCTCGTGGACGTGGGAAATCAGCTGCCCTTGGTCTTGCTATTGCTGGAGCCATTGCAGCTGG ATATTCAAATATATTTGTCACCGCACCAAGTCCTGAGAACTTAAATACACTGTTTGATTTTGTCTGCAAAGGACTAAATGCAATGGAGTACAAG GAGCATTTGCATTATGATGTAGTGAAGAGTTCAGATCCAAATCTCAGGAAAGCAATAATACAAATAAACGTCCATAAGCAACATCGTCAAACAATCCAG TATTTGAAACCACATGATCATGGAAAGCTTTCTCAAGTTGAACTTCTTGTCATTGATGAAGCTGCCGCTATTCCATTGCCAATTGTTAAAGCCTTGCTTGGCCCGTATCTTGTTTTCCTATCTTCCACTGTCAACGG GTATGAAGGGACAGGCCGATCCTTGTCTTTGAAACTCCTCCAGCAGTTAGAATCCCAAAGCCAGCCATCAGCTTCAAGTGATGGACCCAGTTCCA GCAGGctgtttaaaaaaattgaattgaaTGAATCCATTAGGTATGCCTCTGGTGATCCTATTGAAACCTGGCTTAATGAGTTACTTTGTTTGGATCTTGCAAACTCCATTCCAAATATCAGTAG GCTACCTCATCCAGAACACTGTCAGCTGTATTATGTCAACCGGGACACACTTTTCTCATATCACAAGGAGAGTGAGGTATTTTTACAG CGGATGATGGCACTTTATGTTGCTTCTCACTACAAAAATTCACCCAATGACTTGCAATTAATGGCTGATGCACCCGCACATCACCTTTTTGTACTGCTTG GCCCAGTTAATGAATCCGAAAACCAGCTCCCGGATATTTTGTGCGTG ATTCAGGTCTGCCTGGAAGGACAAATATCTCGAAAATCAGCTATCAGAAGCCTAAATGAGGGCCATGCGCCTTCCGGTGATCAAATTCCATGGAAGTTTTGTGAACAATTTCAAGACAATGTATTTCCCAGTCTATCAGGAGCTCGAATAGTACGAATTGCTGTTCATCCTAGTGCCCTGAGG CTTGGGTATGGTTCTGCTGCTGTCAAACTTTTATCAAG TTATTATCAAGGAGAAATGACAGTATTTAAAGATGCGGAGGAAGTTGAAGAGCCTGATGTTACAATTTCTGAAGCTGCAGAGAAG GCTTCTCTGCTAGAAGAGAGCATAAAGCCTAGGGCAAATCTTCCACCACTCCTTGTTAATCTTGAGGATCGTCGTCCTGAAAAGCTCCATTACCTTGGTGTATCTTTCGGGTTGACACAAGAGCTTTTCCGGTTTTGGCGGAAGCACAGCTTCTATCCATTCTATGTGGGCCAGATTCCA AGTGCTGTTACTGGCGAGCATACCTGTATGGCCTTGAGTCCCTTAAATAGTGATGACATCAAAGCTGGTGATTCAATTCAACTTGGATTTTTGGAGCCATTTTACAAAG ATTTCAGACAGAGGTTCAGGCGGCTTTTGGGAACATCTTTCCGGCATCTCAACTTTAAGCTTGCAATGAG TGTTTTGGCTTCAAAAATAGATTTTTCACACCACGAGCCTTCAGAACATGATACCAGTATTACATTGAAGTTATTGAGAGATGTATTATCCCCACATGACATGAAGCGGCTTGAAGCATATTCAAACAACTTGGTTGATTACCATCTG ATTTTGGATCTTGTACCTATCTTAGCACATGAGTACTTCTCAGAGAAGCTTCCTGTAACCCTACATGGTGCCCAAGCTTCAGTTTTGTTCTGTATGGGTCTACAGGACAAAGACATAGGTGCTACAAAG GAAGAGCTTGGCATAGAAAGGGAACAAGTTCTATCTAACTTCATCAAGACAATGAAGAAGTTATATGGTTATCTTAATAACACTGCAGGAAAAGAAATTGAAGCAACCTTACCGAGACTTAAGGAA ATTGAAGCCCCACTTAGCAGATCAATGGACGAAGACCTTGACGAAGCAGCTCAGGAAGTGAAG GAAAAAAGAAGAGTCGCTGACGAAGCAACTGTAGACCCAAAGCTACTGCAGAAGTATGCGATTAAAAGCGATGACCATGAGATTGAGAAGGCTCTGCAGAATGAGAAATTGTCTGCAAGCGGCGTTATCAGTGTAAAATCCAGCAAAACAAGTGCCGACAAGAAAGAGAAGCACAGGGAAAACGaaaaatcaaaaaggaaaggacaagatagtggtagatcggagaaaaagaagaagaggacttGA